Proteins encoded by one window of Culicoides brevitarsis isolate CSIRO-B50_1 chromosome 2, AGI_CSIRO_Cbre_v1, whole genome shotgun sequence:
- the LOC134828391 gene encoding rab3 GTPase-activating protein non-catalytic subunit isoform X3: MSCEIKNYGKLDLPKIQSLFGLGSEEKWLQNIAHSLAPTGESMVFGHGSKVAYLESKFNYEKQESNFDVCWTLEIDPNELITAVLCIPLIGQSSGSSSTTDWTLIVIGTSAGTVHFYSDSRYRLLSQLWHSGCVVNLKCQSGKHINEEMHVLFDDCVCVVEGYNLFTVLRTIRHQHIKSATMRTHLSEDMPAQEIPCRKWGFSLQRGQVIEDAVVVGPQKVSTFDHLLAATLEGGFHAKYRAAPPQNSLVLSTGLKPYVAFNYAKEGFTQPALTDIARVATSFIKSALPSWFSKSKPQQPEVPAPQSVQMEPMVCRFGLCDFTRQGSRIWLAPKGQLAVVADNLGRVILIDCNKGIALRVWKGYREAQCCFVEVVEKLQKNMEKNQRRRAQLLVIYAPRRQCIEVWALQRGPKVATFAAPKNGVLVQFTYHLMGVTNTSKPKNPSNVCIFIDPCENTLKEIVIPFHCALMNEDSKTAKDLHFYKRLKLSLRNFEPEQEETVRNEIETLCMSIETDEMLLQAIEMLAGHKKITPAIFKTAVETILLKLSEKEASLMDTSDVLEEQEMPQCEQVKAICGNFLHLVDFYQEIALENFVRSQNLNESMQESMEGQEKISKKDTHNLQVGSTELETIQKLIDLATLDKQGGTGGQNNGLKVTFESQTKSVNSFHEYLSVFFVAGGPNQILLKTDKIGLYGTVGAALFAPYIEKGRDSHSMIYSMRASSIDAEDLLKLFLHYWSEKSFTYQSSEELIVDMSRFYEVLKQICLYADDRVTYEYNSICIWWQNVREYLLDSSCALRGLLAAFVCRNQALKYQGKSQFVTAGDGENPEEADEALEEETNFEEVSQEACQWTLLITRLDDIAVLGAILNSPLKAKELFLPPLKQNNIEVSLKQVLAGGRGIITELVAKWLAASGINPVKLVEETPENPETSPSKSEGNLQETLSNQKLSANDLNLSPSSKKSTKKSDLEPLLFCVETLREHFPFSLQSKALLCQLSWDYHSYWSHRLPELHFMRAGLDCLKAFRTQDNSIKHGTCVMIWNAHLKITLKATKSLIDKTGRLPKEKLCLQDIGIQDVLIPQFLEYCIEFMDEFIKSGKNTEKTELRFEELLIDDGDKYPLTLLACEQGTANLELLALHAQLLRVLYIIAFFNIKYPKPIQTLFNGMTNMAFFADIKKPLNFVIPAADLILKKHRMEFLCKFVTATMDLIREDQHDIYIVEHDKWMEQVFALADTWELSRVEIRKHQIVELYAYGWDSYAEILLQEDLDIQNIGTLLLNIAGRRLNLFTKNDPKAVQLIAGAGPLLFDYLEILVSVSNAYYTRKLALQRPRRPCKRKTPSKS, encoded by the exons ATGTcgtgtgaaattaaaaattacgggAAATTAGATTTGCCAAAGATTCAATCGTTGTTCGGATTGGGCTCag AAGAAAAATGGTTGCAGAACATTGCTCACTCGCTAGCTCCAACAGGAGAGTCGATGGTTTTCGGACACGGTTCCAAGGTCGCATATCTCgagtcaaaattcaattatgagAAGCAAGAAAGTAATTTTGATGTTTGTTGGACCCTCGAAATCGATCCAAATGAGCTGATTACTGCCGTTTTGTGCATCCCGTTGATCGGACAATCGTCGGGCAGTTCAAGTACCACAGACTGGACCTTGATTGTCATTGGAACGAGCGCTGGAACAGTTCATTTTTACTCCGATAGTCGGTATCGGTTACTTAGCCAGTTGTGGCATTCAGGCTGTGTCGTCAATTTAAAGTGTCAAAGCGGGAAACACATCAACGAGGAGATGCACGTCTTGTTTGACGACTGCGTTTGTGTGGTGGAAGGATACAATTTGTTTACTGTGCTGCGAACGATAAGGCATCAACATATAAAATCAGCGACGATGCGAACGCATTTGAGTGAAGACATGCCCGCGCAAGAGATTCCATGCAGAAAATGGGGATTTAGTTTGCAGCGGGGGCAAGTTATTGAAGATGCAGTCGTTGTGGGACCGCAAAAAGTTTCGACTTTTGATCATTTGTTGGCAGCGACGCTCGAAGGAGGTTTTCATGCCAAATACAGGGCTGCGCCGCCACAAAATTCGTTGGTTTTGAGTACGGGCTTGAAGCCGTATGTGGCTTTTAATTATGCGAAAGAGGGATTTACGCAGCCAGCGTTGACGGATATCGCACGAGTTGCCACTAGTTTCATCAAATCTGCGTTACC gtcctGGTTTTCGAAGAGCAAACCGCAACAACCCGAAGTTCCTGCACCGCAATCCGTTCAAATGGAGCCCATGGTTTGTCGTTTCGGGCTCTGTGACTTCACGCGACAAGGTTCCCGCATCTGGCTCGCACCCAAAGGACAATTAGCTGTCGTCGCCGATAACTTGGGTCGCGTAATCCTGATTGACTGCAACAAAGGCATCGCTCTTCGTGTCTGGAAAGGATACCGTGAAGCGCAATGTTGCTTCGTCGAAGTGGTAGAAAAACTCCAGAAAAACATGGAAAAGAATCAACGAAGACGCGCCCAACTTTTGGTCATTTACGCGCCACGACGACAATGCATCGAGGTGTGGGCGTTGCAAAGAGGACCAAAAGTCGCGACTTTTGCTGCCCCAAAGAACGGCGTTCTCGTGCAGTTCACGTACCACCTCATGGGCGTCACAAATACGTCAAAACCGAAAAATCCGTCGAACGTTTGCATCTTTATCGATCCGTGCGAGAACACGCTGAAGGAAATTGTGATTCCATTCCATTGCGCACTAATGAACGAAGACTCGAAAACTGCCAAGGATTTGCACTTTTACAAACGACTGAAATTAAGTTTGCGAAATTTTGAGCCCGAACAGGAGGAAACCGTTCGAAATGAAATCGAAACGCTTTGTATGTCAATCGAAACGGACGAAATGTTGCTTCAAGCCATCGAAATGTTAGcgggacacaaaaaaattactccgGCAATTTTCAAAACGGCTGTGGAAACAATTCTCCTGAAGTTATCCGAGAAGGAGGCATCTCTAATGGACACCAGTGACGTACTGGAGGAACAGGAAATGCCTCAATGTGAACAAGTCAAGGCTATTTGCggcaattttcttcatttggtGGACTTTTATCAAGAAATCGCGCTTGAAAACTTCGTCCGAAGCCAAAATTTGAACGAATCCATGCAAGAATCGATGGAgggacaagaaaaaataagcaaaaaagacACTCACAACTTACAAGTGGGCTCCACGGAATTAGAAACCATCCAAAAATTGATAGATTTAGCGACGCTCGATAAGCAAGGCGGCACCGGCGGTCAAAATAACGGCTTGAAAGTGACGTTTGAGAGTCAAACCAAGTCTGTGAACAGCTTTCACGAGTATCTTTCGGTATTTTTCGTTGCTGGAGGcccaaatcaaattttattaaaaaccgaTAAAATTGGACTTTACGGCACCGTTGGAGCTGCTCTCTTCGCTCCGTACATCGAAAAGGGACGCGATTCGCATTCGATGATTTATTCAATGCGCGCATCTAGCATCGATGCCGAAGACCTTCTGAAGCTCTTTTTGCACTACTGGTCCGAAAAAAGTTTCACATATCAAAGTAGCGAGGAACTTATCGTCGACATGTCTCGTTTTTACGAAGTTCTGAAGCAAATTTGTCTCTACGCGGACGATCGCGTGACCTACGAGTACAATTCCATCTGCATTTGGTGGCAAAATGTCCGGGAATACCTTCTTGATAGCTCGTGTGCCTTACGGGGACTTCTTGCGGCGTTCGTTTGTCGCAACCAAGCGTTGAAATATCAAGGAAAAAGTCAATTTGTGACCGCTGGTGATGGTGAAAACCCCGAAGAAGCCGATGAAGCGCTCGAGGAAGAGACAAATTTCGAAGAAGTATCGCAAGAGGCTTGTCAATGGACACTGTTGATCACGAGATTGGACGATATCGCGGTTCTTGGTGCAATTTTGAACTCCCCGTTGAAGGCAAAAGAGCTTTTCCTACCACCGTTGAAGCAAAATAACATCGAAGTGTCCTTAAAACAAGTTCTGGCAGGTGGCAGAGGCATTATCACGGAGCTTGTAGCAAAATGGCTCGCTGCATCTGGCATCAATCCCGTAAAACTTGTCGAAGAAACCCCGGAAAATCCCGAAACGAGTCCGTCTAAGAGCGAAGGAAACTTGCAAGAAACCCtttcaaaccaaaaattgTCGGCAAATGACCTGAATCTGTCCCCATCATcgaaaaaaagcacaaaaaagtcCGATTTGGAGCCTTTACTCTTTTGCGTGGAGACTTTGCGTGAACATTTCCCCTTCAGTTTACAGTCCAAAGCCCTTTTATGTCAACTTTCATGGGATTATCACTCGTACTGGAGTCACCGATTACCGGAATTGCATTTTATGAGAGCCGGACTCGATTGTCTCAAAGCTTTCCGCACACAAGATAACAGCATCAAACACGGAACTTGTGTCATGATCTGGAACGCACATCTAAAAATCACGCTGAAAGCCACAAAATCGCTCATCGACAAAACAGGACGACTTCCAAAGGAGAAATTATGCTTACAAGACATTGGGATCCAGGACGTTTTAATTCCACAATTTCTCGAATATTGCATAGAATTCATGGACGAGTTCATAAAAAGTGGCAAAAACACGGAAAAGACTGAATTACGTTTTGAGGAGTTGTTAATTGATGACGGCGATAAATATCCGTTGACGCTGCTGGCTTGCGAGCAAGGAACGGCGAATTTAGAGTTGCTGGCGTTGCATGCACAATTACTGCGAGTCCTGTATATCATTGCGTTCTTCAATATAAAGTACCCGAAGCCGATTCAGACGTTGTTCAATGGCATGACGAACATGGCGTTCTTCGCGGACATCAAGAAACCGCTAAATTTTGTGATTCCCGCAGCGGATTTGATCCTCAAAAAGCACCGAATggaatttttgtgcaaatttgtGACTGCTACGATGGATTTGATTCGTGAGGACCAACATGACATCTACATTGTGGAGCACGACAAGTGGATGGAACAAGTTTTTGCCCTTGCGGACACCTGGGAATTGTCTAGAGTTGAAATTAGGAAGCATCAA aTTGTTGAACTTTATGCTTACGGCTGGGACTCGTATGCGGAAATTCTGCTGCAAGAAGACCTCGATATACAAAATATCGGCACCTTACTGCTCAATATCGCTGGTCGTCGCTTAAATCTCTTCACCAAAAACGATCCGAAGGCTGTGCAATTGATTGCTGGTGCTGGTCCCCTTCTCTTTGACTATCTCGAAATTCTCGTAAGTGTCTCAAACGCTTATTACACGCGAAAATT AGCTCTTCAGAGACCCCGTCGACCATGCAAACGGAAAACACCATCGAAAAGTTGA